AATTGGCCATAGCTCATAGGCCCGTAATCACCTGATCGCCACTCATGCGTCCTATGTGACTCGTTGAAAAGATGAAATCTTGACTCTTCGCTACCAGACTCCTATCCAATGCTCGATCCAGCGATTCCCCATTCCCAGCACGACCTCCCACTGTACCGGGTTTCTACTAACCGCCGCTCATACTTCCTTGATGCCTCCAAGAGGCCACCCACCATAGTAGCATGTGTTAGTGATATACTACTCGTCCATGATCACTTGAAGTTTAAACCCATTTCTCtacattttaaaattttaaatgcCATATATTATATCCActggatacccattgggtataggatacccgatgggtatgggcatgggtgccAATTTATGCCCATGGGTATTGAAATGGTTGGGTATAGAAATTTTCTGTGGGTATGGGTTTGGGTAGGAGGTTGTACCCACCCATACCCTACCCTTGCCATCCCTACCATACTCAACTTTGGAACCATATTTATAAAAGTGTTAAACCAATCATCTTCAGGTATGGGTTGGACAGTGCAACTTGAATCTGCATGCGAGGCGCGcgaggatggcaatgggtagggtatgggacggatagagcaataccatacccatacccattTAGTTaatgggtacaaaattctacccatacgcatacccatgggtatgaaactttacccgtatccatacccgacgggtacccatacccattgggtacccaacggGTAGATCAAACAGTACACGAGTTATTTGCAATTCTACATTCATTTATAGCACATTTTACAAAAAAAATCATTGATCACAACTCAATAATAGATAGATGAGTACATGACAATTGTCTCAATTCAAATTGACAATTGGTGACAACTTTAACATAGGTTCATAAGCCCACAACATAAATTTAACATAGGTACACTTATGAATCACAGATAAGGTTCACATGTCAATATaaacgggtagggtatgggtatatccatgggtaaaaGGCTATACTCGTACCCTATCCATGACTTAACGGGTAGGGTAAGGGTACTATCCGTGGATACAAAATTGTGCCCATATCCTATCCATGCGGGTACGGTATCCGTGAATACCCATATCCATGTGTAAAATTGCCATCGTTAGAGGCGCGTATATATAAACCAAGAGGACACTCCATCAAAATATTCACAGTTCAACAGAGCAAAGACAAGATAAAAAGTCAGAATCAATGGAGTTCCCCTCCGCTTCTTCCCTGCTACTCATCCTGCTTCCTCCCGTACTGTACATCTCCTACCACATCGcgaggagcctcgccaagaagaagcCCACCACCCACGGCCTCAGGAGGCACCCGCTGCTCGGGCACCTCCCGGCGTTCCTCAAGAACCGCGACCGCTTCCTCGAGTGGTCCACCGAGCTCATCGTCGCCAGCCCCGACCTCAGGATGGGCTTCTGGATCCCCGGGATGACCACCGGCATCGTCACCGGCAACCCGGCCGACGTCGAGCACATCCTGCGCGCCAACTACCCCAAGGGCGAGCGCGCCATCTCCATGCTGGCGGACTTCCTCGGCCACGGCCTCTTCAACTCCGACGGGGAGCAGTGGCTGTGGCAGCGCAAGAACGTCAGCCTCGAGTTCACCACGCGCTCGCTCCGCGGCTTCCTCGTCGACTCCGTGCAGGCCGAGGTCGGGAACAGGCTGCTCCCGCTGCTGCGACGCGCCGCGGATGGCGCCGGCGTGGTGCTCGACATGCAGGACGTGCTCGAGCGGTTCGCGTTCGACACCATCTGCATGGTCTCGTTCGGGCACGACCCGTGCTGCCTCGCCGACGGCGGGGTCCTGACGGAGGGGAAGTCGGACTTCATGCGCGCGTTCGGCGAGGCGCAGGACCTCATCGTCAGCCGATTCCTTGACCCCGTGGCCGCCTCCTGGAAGGTCAAGAAATGGCTCAACGTCGGCAAAGAGCGCCGCCTGAAGAAGGCCATCGCCGACGTCCATGGGTTCGCCATGGAAATTGTCCGCTCCCGCCGTCAAAGCGCGTCCGGGGAAGAAAGCAGAGACGACGTCCTGTCAAGGTTCGTGGCGAGCGACGAGCACGGCGACGAGGCGCTCCGGGACATCGCCCTCAGCTTCCTGATCGCCGGCCGTGAGACCACGTCCTCGGCGCTCACGTGGTTCTTCTGGCTCGTGTCGTCCCGGCCGGACGTCGTGGCGCGCATCGCCGACGAGGTCCGCTCGGTCCGGTCCATGGCAGGCACGCGCCCCGGCGACCCGTTCACGTTCGACGCGCTCCGGGACATGCAGTACCTGCACGCCGCGCTCACCGAGTCGATGCGGCTCTACCCGCCGGTGCTGATCGACTCCCAGTCGAGCGCGGCGGACGACACGCTCCCCGACGGCACGCACATTGGCGCCGGCTGGAACATCACGTACAGCGCGTACGCCATGGGGCGGCTCGCGGCCATATGGGGCAAGGACTGCGCCGAGTTCAAGCCGGAGCGGTGGCTCGGCGACGATGGCGCGTTCCGGCCGGAGAGCCCGTTCCGGTACACGGTGTTCCATGCCGGGCCGAGGACGTGCTTCGGGAAGGAAATGGCCTACGTGCAGATGAAGTCGATCGCTGCCAGTGTGCTCGAAGAATTCGCGGTCGACGTCGTCCGCAAGAACGCCGGCAGCGGCGTGCCCGAGCACGTGCTTTCGGTGACGCTCAGGATGAAGGGCGGCTTGCCTGTGCAAATAAGGAGGAGGGTGGAAGCGTAGGACGAGCAAGTTTGTGCTGGATCTTCAGAGCAGTGGCCAGTGGGCTATTAACAATAATGTCTGTAGTTTTACTTTAAAAAATTGTCTGTAATTTGATTCTGTTGTACATTTTTCTATTCAGAATAAAGGGATGCTCCAGTTTGGCTGTGTTCATAATAGCTGGTCAATCAAATCAGCGATCCAATAACTTTTTACAAAATTAACAATAAAATCAAATCAGTACTCCTATATGCACAGCAAAGATGAAACATGTTTTAATTGGTCATTAATTTCAGATGAATAGTGCTGCGCAGGAGTGATTATATACGTCTACATTAGTTTTTCGGGATTGCTAAAACTCAGCTAGCTGAGATTTattttggtctcattcactttgtcAGCCGTTGGATTAAAAGCGTAGTTATTCGTGCGAGGTGAGCGAACCGGCTGTTCGTGTCGTCGTACGAGCAATGCAGGCCGGTGGCCCATGTAGGGAGCGCTGGAGCAGCCTTTTAAGAtggctttttttctttttatattcaGAAGCTAAGCTTGTTTCTCTGTCCGATGCCACCAAGCATCATTGTCGCATTTGTATCCCTCTGTTTCTTGTCTTCGGCAGCGGTTGTTTCTTTTTCCTAAGAGATCCTTTTCCATTGTTTGAACGTATACAATTTTTAGTACTTTATTTTATGTAAAATAATTGTTGtagatttttcaaaaaaaagtagATTTTTTAGTATAATTATTAATAGTTGTTTTACCAGTTGCAGTTGCATGTCTACTACTagacatgcaactgtatgtgttgTAATCCGATTGAAACTGGGGTCGGAAGGAGGTTTGTTGGGCTAGTTGCATGTCCATCACTAGAGTTGCAATTGCAAACATTGTAGTCTGACTGCAACTACAGTTGTGTTCAGGTTGTTttttctcaatacaatgttttttCCTTTTTATGATTTCTATTTCTTCTTTTGTATAGAAAGTGGGAAAGAGTAGTGAGATGAAAGGGCCCAACTTTTTAatcatttcattttctttctttgtttttaaaACTTTTACTCATATATGTATATTCTGTCGTTCGCGTGTAACTGCACACACAACCAAACTATGCACAATTTGCAAGAAACATAATACACACACAACCTTTCTACTGTCCAACTAGTTTCAGTTATAGTTTCGTTGTTTGTACTTTTATTTCTTCCTTTCTATTTGGAAATatatattttttagtttttttagttttttattgttttaaAGGTTGTGTGTGTATGCCGGCGAAgtctttttttcaatttttttgtttattttgttaCAGTTGCAACCGCCCCAACCCGGGCGCAAGCGCAACTCAGAGCACCGTAGCGCAACAGCAAGACCTACCGCAACCGGGGGTCGGAGGGAGGGTGTCAGCGCCGGCGAAgtctttttcaatttttttattgtaTTTGAAACCGACCCAGCTCGAGTGCAACTACAACTCAAGAGTACGGTCGTGGGTTGTTTTTTAGGGGGGTGGGGGTTGATTGTAGTTGCACCCGTACCCCCCTAGTTGTGTGCTCGTACTCTTGTTGGGTCCTATTcatggcccccagttgcaagttgaccatcaactcgcaactacggggatgtgtgttgtgtgtgtgtgtgtcgagggtccCCAACTGCATGTCGATAACCGACTTGCAACTAGGAGTGTTGTGTGTGTTTGTCTATTTGTCAaggggtccctagttgcatgtcaagcatcgactcacaactagggtgcCAAGTTGCATGTCGataatcgactcgcaactggggtgtgtgtgtgttattTTTATCAAAGTGTCCCCAGTTGaatgtcaagcatcgactcgcaactaggggtgtatgTGTGTGTATTTGTTGAGaacccctagttgcaagttgaccattgactcgcaactagggggtacgtgtgtttttgtgtgtgtgtgtgtgtgtgtttgttttgtcgtgggtccctagttgcatgtcaataatcgactcgcaactagaagtgcgtgcgtgtgtgtgtctttttgtcaagggGCCCCCAGTTGCATCTCAACCACCGACTTGTAACTAGGGGGTGTGTGTGTTGAggacccctagttgcaagttgcccatcgactcgcaactaagggatgtttgcgtgcgtgtgtgtgtgtgttttattcgtggcccctagttgcaagttgaccatcgactcgcaactagggggtacgtgtgtgtgtgtgtgtgtgtgtgtgttttattcgtggaccccagttgcaagttgaccatcaacttgcaactacggggatgtgtgtgtgtgtcaagggtccccaattgcatgttGATAGCCGACTTGCAACTAGGAGTGATGTGTGTGTGTCTATTTGTCAAGGGGTCCTTAGTTGCATGTTaagcatcgacttgcaactagggtccCAAGTTGCATGTCGataatcgactcgcaactggggtgtgtgtgtgtctgtgtgttatTTTTATCAAAGTGTCCGCAGTTgaatgtcaaccatcgactcacaactaggggtgtgtgtgtgtatttgttgagaacccccagttgcaagttgaccatcgactcgcaactaggggggtacgtgtgtgtgtgtgttttattcgtggccctcagttgcaagttgaccatcaactcgcaactacggGGATGTGTGTTGTGTTTGTGTGtcgagggtccccaattgcatgtcgATAACCGACTTGCAACTAGGAGTGTTGTGTGTGTTTGTCTATTTGTCAaggggtccctagttgcatgtcaagcatcgactcgcaactagggtcccAAGTTGCATGTCGataatcgactcgcaactggggtgtgtgtgtgttattTTTATCAAAGTGTCCCAGTTGAatgtcaaccatcgacttgcaactagaggtgtgtgtgtgtatttgttgagaacccccagttgcaagttgaccatcgactcgcaactagggggtacgtgtgtgtgtgtgtgtgtttgttttgtcgtgggtccctagttgcatgtcaataatcgactcgcaactagaagtgcgtgcgtgtgtgtgtctttttgtcaagggGCCCCCAGTTGCATCTCAACCACCGACTTGTAACTAGGGGGTGTGTGTGTTGAggacccctagttgcaagttgcccatcgactcgcaactaagggatgtgtgtgtgcgtgtgtgtgtgtgggtgtgttttATTCGTggcccctagttgcaagttgaccatcgactcgcaactagggggtacgtgtgtgtctgtgtgtgtgtgttttattcgtggcccccagttgcaagttgaccatcaactcgcaactacggggatgtgtgtgtgtgtgtcaagggtccccaattgcatgttGATAACCGACTTGCAACTAGGAGTGATGTGTGTGTGTCTATTTGTCAAGGGGTCCTTAGTTGCATGTTaagcatcgacttgcaactagggtccCAAGTTGCATGTCGataatcgactcgcaactggggtgtgtgtgtgtctgtgtgttatTTTTATCAAAGTGTCCGCAGTTgaatgtcaaccatcgactcacaactagcggtgtgtgtgtgtatttgttgagaacccccagttgcaagttgtccATCGACTAGCAATTAGGGGgtgctctgtgtgtgtgtgttttattcgTGTCCCCTAGTTGCAGGTTGACCATCAACTCACAACTAGgggtcttgtgtgtgtgtgtgtgtgtgtcttttgtTGTGGCCCCCGGTTGCAACCCGCTCATCAAGTCGCAActaaggatgtgtgtgtgtgtgtgtttgtagagggtgtgtgttttgttgtggcccccagttgcaccccgctcatcgactcgcaactaaggatgtgtgtgtgtgtgtgtttgtagaGGGTCACTAGTTGCATGTTGATAACCGACTCACAACTAgaggtgtgtgtgtgtctttttgtcaagggTCCTCAGTTGCATGCTGACCATCAAACTCGCAACTAGcaggtgtgtgtttgttgagaacccccagttgcaagttgaccatcaactcgcaactagggggtatgtgtgcgtgcttgtgtgtgtgtgtgtgtgttttgtgtgtgtgcgtgtcttTTTCTCAAGGGGTTCCCAGTTGCATGTCaatcatcgactcacaactagggcgtgtgtgtgtttgttgaggaccctCAGTCGCAAGTTGACCATCAATTCACAactaggggatgtgtgtgtgtTTTTGGTTGAGGGTCTTCAGTTGTAAGTTTCCCATCGACTCGCAGCTAGGGGGGGTGTTTGTTGACAAGAGTTGACAAAACCCGGGCACATGCAACTGGGACCTCTTGAGAAAACGCCCGTACTCAGCCGTACAACTGCAACTCATCATACTCAGGCGCAACTGCAAGAGGTATGAAGCGCCCGCAACTTAATTGGGAGAGGGTTGTCGGTGGTTATCGACGGTTTTTATCTTAGCATCACATAGGTGTGGTTTCTATCCTTTCCCTTGACAGTGGGTGCATACAAGCACTTTTTATTTTGGCCCTTTTTTGTGTTTTATTTCTCGGAACACACAAACTATCTTTTGGTATTTCCCGCATGAAAACACATAATgtttttgaatatatatatatatatatatatatatatatatatatatatatatatatatgatcctAGTTTCACACCGTTGAACGCTTATAGTTGTATCATCGTCGATCATACACAATAATTTATTTTGATATAGTCGCCCAGCAAACATTGCCTGTGCAACTAACATTTCttcttatatcattttttgtttaCATTTGTTTCTTTTAAATTTCTTTACTATATATTTATTAATTTTTTTCCTTGAGTGAAAAATCAACTATTTTATGAAGGTGTTTTTTCATTTGTATATCGTGTCGGGTTTTTGTTGGAGACAATATTTCCTAGAGGAAAATGAAGTTTTTTGGTGTGTCGTTGTGGTGTCTTTACACATGTCGGTCCCAGTGCCAGTTGGTGGTGGTCGTTTGAGCCTCTTGAGATGTCCTATCCACACTAAAACCATGGAATTGCTGCTATAACACACACATGGATCGGCCCATGAGCTCTCACTCGCTTAGTCAGAGGGAGGGTGTCGCAACTGCAACTGTCACAACACTCACGCAATTGGTGCAATCAAATTGGTTTTGCTCAAACATTCAGATTGTTACATGGCTCGCTAGTACCAAGCACGAATATAACCCTAGTTATATTCGCAATGATTTTTGTCCAAATACTTGGTGCACTTTTTTAtatgtgacatttaaaaaaatacaTGGTGAACATGTTTCATGCGATAAACATTCTTACGTACATacatatttttttttatttttcacacATTTTTTTCTTTTCGAGCTGTTTAACATTTTCTTTTTTAGGCAattcatttgaatttttttaataatGTTGGCATAAAACAAGGCAGGGCCCAGGCAAAGGCTCCTCCGAGCTATTGTTTTcgagcaaaaaaactaaaaacaacAACAGAAAAACGCTCCCTAAATAAGGGTAAGGGCCCAGCTGCTTCATGCTTCTATTCATCAACAACAAACAACGGACAACTTTCGTTATTGTACACTGGCCCATAAAAACACAACAAACAACGAACGGCCCAGGAAGAAGTAGCGACAATATAGAACGACCACACCTTTTGTACACAAATGGATGACGTCATGTGAATGAGACCAATTTATATTTCATTCAGATGAGTTCTAGGCACTCCCTTAGTTTTTTATACACGTATTGGGCTTCCACTAGTCGCTAGTGATGATACAGCATTCGAACAGTCGATCAACGGTTAACATGTATTGCCTTCTGTTATTCCGGCCATTACTATGCTCTAAAATCTAAAGTGCTACAAATCCTTGAAATGACCAACCTAGATGTCTCATAGAATTGTCATCAATCAATAGTTTTTCAGGTACCAATCAGAACTTTTGGGTCTCTAGGCCAGAGAAAGAGCACCAGGCCTCAGCAGATCAGGAACACACCTGATACCCTTGCAACTTGCAAGTTTCAGTTTCTTTTTACCTGTGAACTTTCAGTTAAATTAGCTGTCTTGGTTTTCTGTTCCTTGCTAGTATTGGTCTAATGAAACATATTGCTTCCATCAGTATACGTTAGCTCAGTGGAAGAAATACAAGTTCTGCCTTGCAACTCGGTAGGCTCATGGAAGACCAGTCAGCATTCTAATATGGCCGCTGTTACTGCTAAGTGTTTGTGGCTTTGTACACACCAAATTCCAACAGCCAAAGCGGTTCCATAGAGCTCCTTCCAATATCAATAGATATATCGGGAACACGATGCCCTGTAAACCCTGAGTGTGTGCTCTACCAATTGATTCACAGTTCATTTACCTGCTTAATTGCACGAGCACTTGTTGAGAATCCACCTTACCAGAAAATTAAAGTCACATCAGATGCCTATTCAAAGTTTTTTTTTTCTTGATCAAGAGCAATCACTCGGTGATATTTATAAGGAGATCCACTCCCCTTCTGGATGTGAATGTGAAATCGGCATCTTCCTGTCCTGACCTGACCAAAATGCAAAATGTGATCACAAGATTAGTACACTAGAACGTATGCTGAGCCAGTTTTTTAGCAAATTAACAATGTGTTCTGAGGGTGATATTTTACAGTTTTGCATGTCCAATATTAAAATTCTAAACTTATATTGCCATGGTCTCATGGAATGTCAGCAAGCCAGAAAGAATTTGTCACAGGAGAATCAAGCAAGGTCTATTCTCATATATTAATATGATATCAAGATTATTACCTTCAGGGAGACCATTTCTACTGGAGATCTAGTCATGCATTACCAGTGCTGGCAGAAATGTCCTGTAGATATGGTATTACTAACCATTCTACTCTTAGTCTTCAATTGCTGATAAGTATTATCCCCCATTTGCAAGTGCCAGGAACAATATCAGGAACAAGTAAATTTATGCTCCATTTGTTTTAAGGATCTACGTTCTTCAAGATATAACCGCAGAGCACTAGAGACTTCACAACCAACTGACTTTGCTACATATTGATCAAATAGTATTTTGTACCTAGAGGCTATCTCAAGTTGATCTTGACGAAATTCATTAGGTAGGATGCTCCTCCAATCCCTTGATTTGCCAACAGAACAAAATCCATAAAGAAGTGCAATGAAAGTGACAGAGTCCGGTGAGTAGCCTTTGTTAGCCATCTTATTTATTATGTCCAATGCGTTACCAAGCATATTGTGTCTGCATAGGCTGAAGATAATAGCATTGTATGCTGCATTCCCTGGATCCCAGTTGCCATTAACCAAACCCCTGAATATGTCTAAAAGAGCACCCTTGTCATGCATCTTAACAGTACCACTGCAGTTTGAACTGACGATACAAGCCATACAGTTAGTGAGACCAGTAACTAAACAATGCAACGTAATATCACTAGGAGCACAATGATTAATCAGCATGTGTTCGAAATATGCAGCAGCTTTCATCGCTTTATCTTTTTTAAACAGGCTACCAATTAAAATGGTATAAGTTATCACATTGGGGAATAGACCTTCAAGTTGCATGCTTGCGAATATATCTTCTGCAGTATCTGTATCACCTAGCTTGCAGTATCCATTTATTAATGATGAGTATGTAACAACATTTGGTTGGCATCTCCTTTTCGTCATTTCGCACAGTAACCTTAGAGCTCCACCCATATTGCCTTGTTTAACATAGCCAGTGATAAGAGTGGAATATGTAAACTCATCTGGGATACACCTCACCTTTCTCATGTTGTTCATGCATACAATTGCCTCATCCAGCATTCCAAACTGACAGTATCCTTTTATCATAGCATTATAGCCAACAACATCAAGGCGGACACCCTTTTGTTCCATGAATTCGAATACTTTCCTTGCCTCGTCAAGACTCTCGTTCCTAATGAACCCATCAATCAATGTGGTGTAAACAAATTTATCAGGGTGGACATTTTGCTCGAGCATCTCTGCTAGAAGGTTTCTAGCTGCAGGGAGCATATGTTTCTTGCATAGGCCACTAATCAGTACATTATATATGTTAGCATCAGGGAGAAGCTGCCTCGCTGTCATCTTCTCCCGGACAAGCAATGCCTCACTGACTTGCCCAGCAACAACAAGACCATGAATCAGGGCTCCAAATGTGACCACATCAGGAGTATACCCTCTTTCCATCATTTCCATAAGCAAATTGGATGCATCCATCACTTGTCCTCTAATGCAGAAGCCATGAATCAATGAAGTATAACAGAATAGATTTGGGTTTACCTCCCTCCTAATGGCCTCCCTCAACAGACGCTCAGCCTCTTGAACACGCCCTTCCTGGCAGAGCCCAGATATCAAAGTACTAAAAGTGATGGCATCAGGGTCACAGTCACTTGCAAAAATCTGCTTCAAGACTACCATTGCCTGTGGTGCAGACCGGCATTTGCACAAAGCATCGATGACACTGTTATAAATCTCGATGTTGGGGGACAGTCTCCTTTCCCGCATCTCTGACAGCAAATAGGTAACCTTCTCAAGATCACCCTTCCTCCCGAGCCAGCTCATAAGAGTTCCGTATGTTACCACAGTTGGCAATATCCCCTTCATCTCCATCTCACCCAAGAGCAACAGTCCCCTACCCATGTCGCCGCGTCGACAATACCCATCGATCAAGACATTATAGAACACAGCATTTGGCACGCACCCTGCTCCCCACCTCGCCTCAATCAACTTCACGCCCTTCTCGACCCGCCCTTCCAAGCAAAGGCCCCGGACCATCACACATGTGCTGTAATCATCCGCGCCACCTTCCTTAGCAAGCATTTTGTCATACAGCTTGTGGGCGTCGTCCCACTGCCGCCGCTCCACAAGGAGTCTGAGCAGGCAGTTGCTGTGGATCGCCGCAGGGAGCATTCCATATTGCGCCCTGACGCGCTCGCACATCTCGGTGGCCTTCCTTTCGATCCCGGCGTCGGCGTAGGCAGCCACAAGCTCGCCGAGGCAAGCAGACGTGGGCGCGACGCCCGAGAGAGACATGTCCTGGAGCGTGGAGTCGAC
This window of the Triticum aestivum cultivar Chinese Spring chromosome 5D, IWGSC CS RefSeq v2.1, whole genome shotgun sequence genome carries:
- the LOC123120472 gene encoding pentatricopeptide repeat-containing protein At1g52620, whose translation is MQEKVAAGLWSSRPASSSSRAATLLASSLHPSGLLLPPQRRPPPHRFMSRLLPRITALPSRRRSHNPVPPALAESLARVLATRSTNPVWARSLAALLPSPLSDGGLADAVVSLRDPDLALALLSWSRSHSGSRHHDADKLPPPTPIAHSALLRLLARSGRFDAVDSTLQDMSLSGVAPTSACLGELVAAYADAGIERKATEMCERVRAQYGMLPAAIHSNCLLRLLVERRQWDDAHKLYDKMLAKEGGADDYSTCVMVRGLCLEGRVEKGVKLIEARWGAGCVPNAVFYNVLIDGYCRRGDMGRGLLLLGEMEMKGILPTVVTYGTLMSWLGRKGDLEKVTYLLSEMRERRLSPNIEIYNSVIDALCKCRSAPQAMVVLKQIFASDCDPDAITFSTLISGLCQEGRVQEAERLLREAIRREVNPNLFCYTSLIHGFCIRGQVMDASNLLMEMMERGYTPDVVTFGALIHGLVVAGQVSEALLVREKMTARQLLPDANIYNVLISGLCKKHMLPAARNLLAEMLEQNVHPDKFVYTTLIDGFIRNESLDEARKVFEFMEQKGVRLDVVGYNAMIKGYCQFGMLDEAIVCMNNMRKVRCIPDEFTYSTLITGYVKQGNMGGALRLLCEMTKRRCQPNVVTYSSLINGYCKLGDTDTAEDIFASMQLEGLFPNVITYTILIGSLFKKDKAMKAAAYFEHMLINHCAPSDITLHCLVTGLTNCMACIVSSNCSGTVKMHDKGALLDIFRGLVNGNWDPGNAAYNAIIFSLCRHNMLGNALDIINKMANKGYSPDSVTFIALLYGFCSVGKSRDWRSILPNEFRQDQLEIASRYKILFDQYVAKSVGCEVSSALRLYLEERRSLKQMEHKFTCS
- the LOC123124610 gene encoding cytochrome P450 94B3-like, which codes for MEFPSASSLLLILLPPVLYISYHIARSLAKKKPTTHGLRRHPLLGHLPAFLKNRDRFLEWSTELIVASPDLRMGFWIPGMTTGIVTGNPADVEHILRANYPKGERAISMLADFLGHGLFNSDGEQWLWQRKNVSLEFTTRSLRGFLVDSVQAEVGNRLLPLLRRAADGAGVVLDMQDVLERFAFDTICMVSFGHDPCCLADGGVLTEGKSDFMRAFGEAQDLIVSRFLDPVAASWKVKKWLNVGKERRLKKAIADVHGFAMEIVRSRRQSASGEESRDDVLSRFVASDEHGDEALRDIALSFLIAGRETTSSALTWFFWLVSSRPDVVARIADEVRSVRSMAGTRPGDPFTFDALRDMQYLHAALTESMRLYPPVLIDSQSSAADDTLPDGTHIGAGWNITYSAYAMGRLAAIWGKDCAEFKPERWLGDDGAFRPESPFRYTVFHAGPRTCFGKEMAYVQMKSIAASVLEEFAVDVVRKNAGSGVPEHVLSVTLRMKGGLPVQIRRRVEA